A genomic segment from Sphingopyxis sp. DBS4 encodes:
- the radA gene encoding DNA repair protein RadA, which yields MAKAKRQYVCQNCGAVSYRWQGQCADCGEWNTLVEEAAETVFSAKHDLSRGGRTLALETLDAHSVMPDRMLCGIAEFDRALGGGFVAGSATLIGGDPGIGKSTLLLQAAGRLAKAGKSVVYISGEEAAAQVRLRAQRLGLGDAPVALASATSVRDILATLDSRTADFVVIDSIQTMHSDLIDSAPGTVSQVRASAQELIRYAKDSGAAIVLVGHVTKDGTIAGPRVLEHMVDTVLAFEGERSHLYRILRAVKNRFGGTDEIGVFAMGEEGLGEVANPSSLFLTDRGRDVPGSVVFPALEGTRPVLVEVQALTVRLASGATPRRAVVGWDSGRLAMVLAVLEARCGLQMGAAEVYLNVAGGYRLTDPAADLAVAAALISAFSERPVPADAIVFGELSLSGEIRPVAHDALRLREAAKLGFSSGWGPKGMKGVNGIGVTGFARLGELVDLMLGRD from the coding sequence ATGGCCAAAGCGAAACGCCAATATGTCTGCCAGAATTGCGGCGCCGTCAGCTATCGCTGGCAGGGGCAATGCGCCGATTGTGGCGAGTGGAACACGCTGGTCGAAGAGGCGGCGGAAACCGTCTTTTCGGCCAAGCACGACCTGTCGCGCGGCGGGCGGACGCTGGCGCTCGAAACGCTGGACGCGCACAGCGTCATGCCCGACCGGATGCTCTGCGGTATCGCCGAGTTCGACCGGGCGCTGGGCGGCGGCTTCGTCGCGGGGTCGGCGACGCTGATCGGCGGCGATCCGGGGATCGGCAAATCGACGCTTCTCTTGCAAGCGGCGGGGCGGCTCGCGAAGGCGGGCAAGTCGGTCGTCTATATCAGCGGCGAGGAGGCCGCGGCGCAGGTGCGGCTGCGCGCGCAGCGGCTGGGGCTCGGCGATGCGCCGGTGGCGCTGGCGAGCGCGACGTCGGTGCGCGATATCCTCGCGACGCTTGATAGTCGCACCGCCGATTTCGTCGTCATCGATTCGATCCAGACGATGCACAGCGACCTGATCGACAGCGCCCCCGGGACCGTCAGCCAGGTCCGCGCAAGCGCGCAGGAGTTGATCCGCTACGCCAAGGACAGCGGCGCTGCGATCGTGCTCGTCGGGCATGTGACGAAGGACGGGACGATCGCCGGGCCGCGCGTGCTCGAACATATGGTCGACACGGTACTGGCGTTCGAGGGCGAGCGCAGCCATCTTTATCGCATCCTCCGCGCGGTCAAGAACCGCTTCGGCGGCACCGACGAGATCGGGGTGTTCGCGATGGGCGAGGAAGGGCTCGGCGAAGTCGCCAACCCGTCGAGCCTGTTCCTGACCGATCGCGGCCGCGACGTACCGGGATCGGTGGTCTTCCCTGCCTTGGAAGGCACAAGGCCGGTGCTGGTCGAGGTGCAGGCGCTGACCGTCCGCCTCGCCAGCGGCGCGACGCCGCGCCGCGCGGTTGTCGGCTGGGACAGCGGGCGGCTCGCGATGGTGCTCGCGGTGCTCGAAGCGCGTTGCGGGCTCCAGATGGGTGCGGCCGAAGTCTATCTCAATGTCGCGGGCGGCTATCGCCTCACCGATCCCGCTGCCGACCTCGCGGTCGCGGCGGCGCTGATTTCGGCGTTCAGCGAGCGGCCGGTGCCTGCCGATGCGATCGTTTTCGGCGAGTTGTCGCTGTCGGGCGAAATCCGCCCCGTCGCCCATGACGCGCTGCGCCTCCGCGAGGCGGCGAAGCTCGGCTTTTCGAGTGGTTGGGGGCCAAAGGGCATGAAAGGCGTGAACGGGATCGGCGTCACCGGCTTTGCCCGATTGGGCGAACTGGTTGATCTGATGCTCGGGCGTGACTAG
- a CDS encoding CvpA family protein, translating to MANLTALDIIVLTLVGGGAVLGFLRGLVQEVTSLLAWVLAILAVRFFHPLVTDFVARWIEAPGGAAMLAFVILFGGVFALAKWGSRTMGQRSRASLVGGFDRGLGAGFGAIKGLIVATLLFMAATLLYDIGYGNAQRPAWMTDSRTYPALSATSAALSKVIAERRAEARSAQVDADKQAAADASAP from the coding sequence ATGGCAAATCTGACGGCCCTCGACATCATCGTGCTGACTCTCGTCGGCGGCGGCGCGGTGCTCGGCTTCCTGCGCGGGCTGGTGCAGGAGGTGACGTCGCTTCTCGCCTGGGTCCTCGCGATCCTCGCGGTGCGCTTTTTCCACCCGCTCGTCACCGATTTCGTCGCGCGCTGGATCGAGGCGCCCGGCGGCGCGGCGATGCTGGCTTTCGTGATCCTGTTCGGCGGGGTCTTCGCGCTCGCCAAATGGGGATCGCGGACGATGGGGCAGCGCAGTCGCGCTTCGCTTGTCGGAGGCTTCGACCGCGGGCTGGGTGCGGGCTTCGGCGCGATCAAGGGGCTGATCGTCGCGACCCTGCTCTTCATGGCGGCGACCTTGCTTTACGACATCGGCTACGGCAACGCGCAGCGCCCGGCGTGGATGACGGACAGCCGCACCTATCCCGCGCTGAGCGCGACAAGTGCGGCGCTGAGCAAGGTGATCGCCGAGCGGCGGGCCGAGGCGCGGTCGGCGCAGGTGGACGCCGACAAGCAGGCCGCGGCGGATGCGAGCGCGCCATGA
- a CDS encoding iron-sulfur cluster assembly scaffold protein, with protein sequence MSGALYNRDILALAVGSVDFPPREGARHRISMRAPLCGSAIILDVDADDRGRVSGIGMHVEACALGQASATLLARHAVGKTLTELRAARNAIASWFAGEGGSPEWPGFDLLAAAQAYPARHGAILLPFDAAVAALEEQAAPA encoded by the coding sequence ATGAGCGGCGCGCTCTATAATCGCGACATATTGGCGCTCGCGGTGGGGTCGGTCGATTTCCCGCCGCGCGAAGGCGCGCGCCACCGCATATCGATGCGCGCGCCGCTGTGCGGCAGCGCGATTATCCTCGACGTCGACGCCGACGATCGCGGCCGGGTGAGTGGCATCGGCATGCATGTCGAGGCGTGCGCGCTGGGGCAGGCATCGGCGACGCTGCTCGCGCGCCACGCGGTGGGCAAGACTCTGACCGAACTCCGTGCCGCGCGCAACGCGATCGCAAGCTGGTTCGCGGGCGAGGGCGGGTCGCCTGAATGGCCGGGCTTCGATCTGCTCGCCGCCGCGCAAGCCTATCCCGCGCGTCACGGGGCGATCCTGCTGCCCTTCGATGCCGCGGTCGCGGCGCTTGAGGAACAGGCGGCGCCGGCATGA
- a CDS encoding monovalent cation:proton antiporter-2 (CPA2) family protein: MSLMGLAAGAAAAVSETATDAALLEGAILLGVATLFVLLFRRLGLGAVLGYLIAGALVGPHGLGLVGGAESKLAFAEIGIAFLLFLVGLELHPRRLWDMRRAIFGLGLAQVVVTGLILAGLIFVTLGFSWQAALALGLPLALSSTAQVLPSLKSSGRINSPFGEKAFSILLFQDLAIVPMITIIAALSRAPADPSAPPGWQMALTTVGAILILVLVGRFIVNPLLRLVGRYGERELFVVVGLLAVLASAAFMHSLHLSTALGAFIAGVMLADSPYRHEIEADVEPFRLVLLGLFFLAVGMVLDVGVVMQRPLLVLALAAGLVAVKTAVLTLLVRLFGKPWSTALGLGLLLSQGGEFGFLLFTQAADAMLVAPAAASLFSAVVTLSMMTTPFLMLFARNLEYSPGSEADLDDPENAPRGSALVIGYGRFGQIVAQMLHAVDCSVTLIDKKPSQIELSGRFDTKVYFGDGLRIDVLRRAGAEEARLIIFCTDDRSLDAAALAPVVEAFPNARVLTRVFDRRQLLAIDGAGTVGAVREVFESSIALGAMALEQLEVAPREIEDVEMALRQLDAERLGMQMSEGDLGAGHDYRFVAGGGRQAASVLEALRERRAAAKRAREEAEAGQAA, translated from the coding sequence ATGAGCCTGATGGGTCTCGCGGCCGGGGCGGCTGCGGCCGTCAGCGAAACCGCGACCGACGCTGCGCTGCTCGAAGGCGCGATCCTGCTCGGGGTCGCGACGCTGTTCGTGCTGCTCTTCCGTCGCCTCGGTCTCGGCGCGGTGCTCGGCTATCTGATCGCCGGCGCGCTCGTCGGTCCGCACGGATTGGGGCTCGTCGGCGGCGCCGAATCGAAGCTCGCCTTCGCCGAGATCGGCATCGCCTTTCTGCTCTTCCTCGTCGGCCTCGAACTCCACCCGCGGCGGCTCTGGGACATGCGCCGCGCGATCTTCGGACTCGGGCTCGCGCAGGTCGTCGTCACAGGGCTGATCCTCGCCGGGCTGATCTTCGTGACGCTGGGTTTCAGTTGGCAGGCGGCGCTGGCGCTCGGCTTGCCGCTCGCGCTGTCATCGACCGCGCAGGTGCTGCCGAGCCTCAAGAGCTCGGGGCGGATCAACTCGCCCTTCGGCGAAAAGGCCTTTTCGATCCTGCTGTTCCAGGATCTCGCGATCGTGCCGATGATCACGATCATCGCCGCGCTGTCGCGCGCGCCCGCCGATCCGTCGGCGCCGCCGGGGTGGCAGATGGCGCTGACGACGGTTGGCGCGATCTTGATCCTCGTGCTGGTCGGCCGCTTTATCGTCAATCCGCTGCTCCGCCTCGTCGGCCGCTATGGCGAGCGCGAATTGTTCGTGGTCGTCGGATTGCTCGCGGTGCTGGCGAGCGCGGCCTTCATGCACAGCCTCCATTTGTCGACCGCGCTGGGGGCGTTCATCGCGGGGGTTATGCTCGCCGATTCGCCCTATCGGCACGAGATCGAAGCTGACGTCGAGCCGTTCCGCCTCGTCCTGCTCGGCCTCTTCTTCCTCGCGGTCGGGATGGTGCTCGACGTCGGCGTCGTGATGCAGCGGCCGCTGCTGGTGCTCGCGCTCGCCGCCGGGCTGGTCGCGGTCAAGACCGCAGTGCTCACGCTGCTCGTCCGCCTGTTCGGCAAGCCGTGGAGCACCGCGCTCGGCCTCGGCTTGCTCCTGAGCCAGGGCGGCGAATTCGGTTTCCTGCTTTTTACCCAGGCCGCCGATGCGATGCTCGTCGCGCCGGCGGCGGCGAGCCTGTTCAGCGCGGTCGTCACCCTGTCGATGATGACGACGCCGTTCCTGATGCTGTTCGCGCGCAATCTGGAATATTCGCCGGGCAGCGAGGCCGATCTCGACGATCCCGAAAATGCGCCGCGCGGGTCGGCGCTCGTCATCGGCTATGGCCGCTTCGGCCAGATCGTCGCGCAGATGCTCCACGCGGTCGATTGCTCGGTGACGCTGATCGACAAGAAGCCGAGCCAGATCGAACTGTCGGGTCGCTTCGACACCAAAGTCTATTTCGGCGACGGGCTGCGCATCGACGTGCTGCGCCGCGCGGGGGCCGAGGAGGCGCGGCTGATCATCTTCTGCACCGACGACCGCAGCCTCGACGCCGCAGCGCTGGCGCCGGTGGTCGAGGCGTTCCCCAATGCGCGTGTGCTGACGCGCGTGTTCGATCGGCGGCAATTGCTGGCGATCGACGGGGCGGGAACGGTCGGCGCGGTGCGCGAGGTATTCGAAAGCTCGATCGCGCTTGGCGCGATGGCGCTCGAGCAACTCGAGGTCGCGCCGCGCGAGATCGAGGATGTCGAAATGGCGCTGCGCCAGCTCGATGCCGAGCGGCTCGGCATGCAGATGAGCGAGGGCGACCTCGGCGCGGGACATGATTATCGCTTCGTCGCCGGCGGCGGTCGGCAGGCGGCCAGCGTGCTCGAAGCGCTGCGCGAGCGGCGTGCCGCGGCGAAACGCGCGCGCGAAGAGGCCGAAGCCGGTCAGGCGGCCTAA
- the aroB gene encoding 3-dehydroquinate synthase — MERLTVELGSRSYPILIGDGLIGEIGRHVAPLLKRPRTMIVTDEHVAPHYLDSVSAALAAEGVTVSSLVLPAGESSKSWAGLARLTEWLIGEGVERSDHVIALGGGVIGDLVGFACSVVKRGCAFVQVPTTLLAQVDSSVGGKTAINVTAGKNLIGAFHQPALVLIDPATLATLPRRELGAGYAEVVKYGLIDDAAFFAWCEANGAALLAGDGDARHKAIAHSVAAKARIVAADERETQDIRALLNLGHSFGHALEAETGYSDRLLHGEAVAAGMVLAHQFSAANGLCPPEDAARVRDHLASVDLPHSLASAGINTGGAALAAHMAHDKKVRGGKLPLILTRGIGRSFVTEDYGLDSVAAFLDDR; from the coding sequence ATGGAACGCCTGACCGTCGAACTGGGGAGCCGCAGCTATCCGATCCTGATCGGCGACGGGCTGATCGGCGAGATCGGCCGCCACGTCGCGCCGCTCCTCAAGCGCCCGCGCACGATGATCGTCACCGACGAGCATGTCGCGCCGCATTATCTGGACTCGGTGAGCGCCGCGCTGGCGGCGGAGGGCGTTACGGTCTCGTCGCTCGTTCTGCCCGCAGGCGAAAGCTCGAAAAGCTGGGCCGGGCTCGCGCGCCTGACCGAATGGCTGATCGGCGAAGGGGTCGAGCGCAGCGATCATGTCATCGCACTGGGCGGCGGCGTGATCGGCGATCTCGTCGGTTTCGCCTGTTCGGTCGTCAAGCGCGGCTGCGCCTTCGTCCAGGTGCCGACCACGCTGCTCGCGCAGGTCGACAGCAGCGTCGGCGGCAAGACCGCGATCAACGTCACCGCGGGCAAGAATCTGATCGGCGCCTTCCACCAGCCCGCGCTGGTGCTGATCGACCCGGCAACGCTCGCCACCCTGCCGCGCCGCGAGCTTGGCGCAGGCTATGCCGAGGTGGTCAAATATGGGCTGATCGACGATGCCGCCTTCTTCGCCTGGTGCGAGGCCAACGGCGCGGCGCTGCTCGCGGGCGACGGCGATGCCCGGCATAAGGCGATCGCGCACAGCGTCGCCGCCAAGGCGCGGATCGTCGCCGCCGACGAGCGCGAAACGCAGGACATTCGCGCGCTGCTCAACCTCGGCCATAGCTTCGGCCACGCGCTCGAGGCGGAGACCGGCTATTCGGATCGGCTGCTCCACGGCGAGGCAGTCGCTGCGGGCATGGTGCTCGCGCATCAATTTTCGGCCGCGAACGGCCTCTGTCCGCCCGAGGACGCGGCGCGGGTGCGCGATCATCTCGCCAGCGTCGACCTGCCGCACAGCCTCGCAAGCGCAGGGATCAACACCGGCGGCGCGGCGCTCGCGGCGCATATGGCGCACGACAAGAAAGTGCGCGGCGGCAAACTGCCGCTGATTTTGACCCGAGGGATCGGACGGAGCTTCGTCACCGAGGATTATGGACTGGATAGCGTGGCGGCGTTTCTCGATGATCGCTGA
- a CDS encoding shikimate kinase yields MSRNPNSPGPAASGPLTASIRERSIVLVGLMGSGKSTIGRRLAQRLGMAFADADDEIERAAGMTISDMFAKFGEAHFRDGERRVIARLLAGKPHVLATGGGAFINDETRALILKDSLSIWLDADIPTLVERVARRSHRPLLKNRDPGQVLRELAAVRNPIYAEAHIRVSSASSPHEYTVRAILEALSKWNA; encoded by the coding sequence ATGTCGCGAAACCCGAACAGCCCCGGCCCGGCCGCATCCGGTCCCCTGACCGCGTCGATCCGCGAGCGGTCGATCGTGCTTGTCGGACTGATGGGGTCGGGCAAGTCGACGATCGGCCGCCGCCTCGCGCAGCGCCTCGGCATGGCCTTCGCCGACGCCGACGACGAGATCGAGCGCGCTGCGGGCATGACGATTTCCGACATGTTCGCCAAGTTCGGCGAAGCGCATTTCCGTGACGGCGAACGCCGCGTGATCGCGCGGCTGCTCGCGGGGAAGCCGCACGTCCTCGCCACCGGCGGCGGGGCCTTCATCAACGACGAGACGCGCGCACTGATCCTGAAGGACAGCCTGTCGATCTGGCTCGATGCCGACATTCCGACGCTGGTCGAGCGCGTCGCGCGGCGCAGCCACCGCCCCTTGCTCAAGAACCGCGATCCGGGGCAGGTGCTCCGCGAACTCGCCGCGGTCCGCAACCCCATCTATGCCGAGGCGCACATCCGCGTCAGCTCGGCGTCCAGCCCGCACGAATATACGGTGCGCGCGATCTTGGAGGCCCTGTCGAAATGGAACGCCTGA
- a CDS encoding SHOCT domain-containing protein — MLDDLERLTKLWKDGALSDAEFEAQKGKLLATAPASTTDGDGDYREEPRSNKLAVYAGVGLIAVAVVGAGVLAYDYTSNSNRIVASIAADDEAAAATDEAQGPATATDAALQPESARELPLLDDDDHAARMCMVGAARTGQSFDNFMQAMYYTARVAQADNSNRPFMAKLSSASNNELLKKASFGAVPDDKLPRFMERCEEKFPDSRKGAEFGAPPADMAEFRFTCFGAAGVLKGIASEAGQQALVSKYENMSNLLRASNGAEWSTRYDLTSPEKVTSQIDAVLSVAMPKYRLDTLASACERYAL, encoded by the coding sequence ATGCTGGACGATCTTGAGCGACTGACGAAACTCTGGAAAGACGGTGCGCTGAGTGACGCTGAGTTTGAAGCTCAGAAGGGGAAGCTGCTGGCGACGGCACCGGCATCGACCACGGACGGTGACGGGGATTATCGGGAAGAACCAAGATCGAACAAGCTGGCTGTTTATGCAGGGGTTGGTTTGATAGCCGTGGCCGTCGTCGGTGCAGGTGTCCTTGCCTATGACTACACCTCAAACAGCAATAGGATCGTCGCCTCAATCGCCGCGGACGATGAAGCCGCGGCCGCGACGGACGAAGCGCAAGGCCCTGCGACGGCTACTGATGCTGCCCTCCAGCCTGAATCGGCGCGGGAACTGCCGTTGCTTGATGATGACGATCATGCTGCCCGCATGTGCATGGTTGGCGCGGCTCGCACGGGGCAGTCGTTCGATAATTTCATGCAGGCGATGTACTATACGGCGCGGGTCGCTCAGGCCGACAACAGCAATCGACCCTTTATGGCGAAGCTGAGCAGTGCGTCCAACAACGAGCTTTTGAAGAAAGCGTCATTCGGTGCCGTTCCGGACGATAAGCTGCCCCGGTTCATGGAAAGGTGCGAAGAGAAATTTCCGGACTCGCGCAAAGGCGCTGAATTTGGTGCGCCACCGGCTGATATGGCTGAATTCCGTTTCACCTGCTTTGGCGCTGCCGGGGTTCTGAAGGGGATAGCCAGCGAAGCGGGGCAGCAAGCGCTCGTCAGCAAATATGAGAATATGTCGAATCTGCTACGGGCTTCCAATGGAGCGGAATGGTCAACCAGATATGACCTGACGTCGCCGGAGAAAGTGACCAGCCAGATTGACGCCGTCCTCAGCGTGGCGATGCCAAAATACCGGCTCGATACCCTCGCATCAGCCTGTGAGCGTTATGCTCTGTAA